Proteins co-encoded in one Capsicum annuum cultivar UCD-10X-F1 chromosome 9, UCD10Xv1.1, whole genome shotgun sequence genomic window:
- the LOC107842206 gene encoding exocyst complex component EXO70H1: MPKKGMRTLNWFSPKHPTHGITSPPSISQLSSPSRPSFSEVVIDRTIEMSEPMIKKWDPDTTIAKVTSLFYENRKEAKDFIKVVNSLHKALHFHATENSRSDKLVRAQSLMQIAMKRLQKEFYQILSINRVHLDPESMSNVSSRTSISTQSSTSEFDVEDDDDDRAEIAGESISEVEDFSNVIMADLRLITECMTSTGYTLECLKIYKDIRKSIIDEAIYKLGVEKLSSSQVHKMHWEVMDMKIKDWLNAVHVAMKILFNGERILSDYVFASSDAIRESSFTEISKDGAMTLFSFPEIVAKNSKKSPEKVFRLLDMYTSIVEHWADIEATFSFDSESVIRSQALTSLVKLGESIRTALSEFEISLLKQSSKTIIAGGGIHSLVIDAMNYIILLADYSNVLSDILGESLPPAKGSLPESYFGIADFDESPAPALSHQFAWLILILLCKLDSKAKHYKDVSLAYLFLANNLRYIVVKVHSSHLKYLLGKNWISKQEGKIKKFVLNYERLGWSHVIESLPHDPNASMTPQQVKEIFKRFNSSFEQAHHKQSMCVVPNSKLRDDLKVSIARKILPVYREFYNKHKDAIVKDRHSSHVIIFFPEDVGHLLSNLFLGPVESGSSSSVESSPSRTTPSRLR, encoded by the coding sequence ATGCCGAAAAAAGGAATGAGAACTCTTAATTGGTTTTCTCCTAAACATCCAACACATGGTATTACTTCTCCTCCATCTATTTCACAACTCTCTTCTCCTTCACGGCCAAGTTTTTCAGAAGTGGTGATCGATAGGACGATTGAGATGTCCGAGCCGATGATCAAGAAGTGGGACCCTGACACTACTATTGCTAAGGTGACTTCTCTCTTCTATGAGAACAGAAAAGAAGCCAAGGATTTCATTAAGGTTGTGAACAGTTTACACAAGGCGCTGCATTTTCACGCAACTGAGAATTCACGATCTGATAAGCTTGTTCGTGCTCAATCTCTGATGCAAATTGCGATGAAGAGACTTCAGAAGGAGTTTTACCAGATTCTATCAATAAATAGAGTGCATTTGGATCCTGAATCTATGTCTAATGTTTCTTCACGTACTTCGATAAGTACTCAATCGAGTACTTCTGAGTTTGATGtcgaggatgatgatgatgatcgtGCTGAAATTGCTGGTGAATCTATTTCTGAAGTCGAGGATTTTTCTAATGTTATAATGGCGGATTTGAGATTGATAACTGAGTGTATGACCTCTACTGGCTATACGTTAGAGTGTTTGAAGATTTACAAAGATATACGTAAATCGATCATCGATGAAGCTATTTATAAACTCGGTGTTGAGAAATTGAGTTCTTCGCAAGTTCATAAAATGCATTGGGAAGTTATGGATATGAAGATCAAGGATTGGCTTAACGCGGTCCATGTAGCCATGAAAATATTGTTCAATGGAGAGAGGATTCTCTCTGATTACGTATTTGCGTCCAGTGATGCAATCAGAGAGTCAAGTTTTACTGAAATTTCAAAAGATGGAGCCATGACTCTGTTCAGTTTCCCAGAAATTGTAGCAAAAAACAGTAAGAAGTCACCGGAAAAAGTGTTCCGTCTACTTGATATGTACACTTCCATTGTCGAACACTGGGCTGACATTGAAGCTACATTTTCCTTTGATTCAGAATCCGTTATTCGATCTCAAGCATTGACATCACTCGTCAAGCTCGGCGAGTCTATAAGGACGGCATTGTCTGAGTTCGAAATTTCTCTATTGAAGCAATCATCAAAGACCATAATTGCTGGTGGGGGAATCCATTCTCTTGTTATTGACGCAATGAATTACATCATTCTACTTGCCGATTACAGCAACGTACTCTCAGATATCCTGGGAGAATCTCTTCCTCCGGCTAAAGGTTCATTGCCGGAATCATACTTTGGTATTGCTGATTTCGATGAGTCTCCGGCACCGGCGCTCTCACACCAATTTGCATGGTTGATTCTAATTCTTCTCTGTAAACTCGATTCCAAAGCGAAGCACTACAAGGACGTATCCTTAGCGTACCTCTTCTTAGCTAACAATCTCCGGTACATCGTCGTAAAAGTCCATTCATCGCATCTCAAGTATTTGTTAGGCAAAAATTGGATATCAAAGCAagagggaaaaataaaaaagttcgTGTTAAATTATGAACGGCTAGGATGGAGCCATGTCATTGAATCCCTCCCGCATGACCCGAACGCCTCAATGACTCCACAACAAGTGAAGGAGATTTTCAAGAGATTCAATTCGTCATTCGAGCAAGCTCACCACAAGCAATCTATGTGCGTCGTGCCAAATAGTAAGCTCCGAGATGATTTGAAAGTGTCAATAGCGAGGAAAATACTTCCTGTGTATAGAGAGTTTTACAATAAACATAAAGATGCAATAGTTAAAGACAGACATTCTAGTCATGTGATTATATTTTTTCCCGAGGATGTAGGACATCTCTTATCCAATTTATTTTTGGGACCAGTTGAATCGGGCAGTTCATCGTCAGTTGAGTCATCCCCATCACGTACAACACCATCACGATTGCGGTGA